One window of Arthrobacter oryzae genomic DNA carries:
- a CDS encoding hemolysin family protein, with product MDSETLVNFALVLFFVLLGGVFAGTEMALVSLRESQVRQIEKSGKGGARTAALARNPNRFLSTVQIGVTLSGFFSAAYGASTIAPDVTPLLEGAGFGSAAESAAFIGMTLLVAYLSLVLGELVPKRLAMQSAVGFTKVLAPPLIVLSEIMRPVIWLLSVSTDALVRLFGGDPHVKKESITSEELWDMVAENDMLEESSRSILADVFGAGDRTLQEVMRPRTEVTFIDGTLNIAEARSMVRDGPYSRFPVIGKTPDDVLGFVHIRDLMPRDTEFDRGQVKDIVRQILPLPGTNRVLPSLSRMRKEGHHIALVVDEYGGTDGIVTLEDLVEELVGEIYDEYDTGADHEDRVTMANGSLDVDGGLILQEFETASGIDLPEGHYETVAGFVIDRLGRLPRVGDRVEIAGHMLTVLAMDRLRIARIRVTPVDGRPGER from the coding sequence ATGGATAGCGAGACCCTGGTCAATTTCGCGCTGGTGCTCTTTTTCGTGCTCCTGGGCGGCGTGTTTGCCGGCACCGAGATGGCACTCGTTTCGTTGCGCGAGAGCCAGGTGCGCCAGATTGAAAAGTCCGGGAAAGGCGGCGCCAGGACTGCCGCTTTGGCCAGGAATCCCAACCGTTTCCTCTCCACCGTCCAGATTGGCGTGACGCTGTCCGGTTTCTTTTCAGCCGCATATGGCGCGTCCACCATTGCACCCGATGTCACACCCCTCTTGGAAGGCGCGGGGTTTGGGTCCGCGGCTGAATCTGCGGCCTTTATCGGCATGACGTTGCTGGTGGCCTACCTTTCCCTGGTACTGGGAGAGCTGGTGCCCAAGAGGCTTGCCATGCAAAGCGCCGTCGGCTTCACGAAAGTACTCGCCCCGCCGCTGATCGTCCTCTCGGAAATCATGCGGCCCGTCATCTGGCTGCTCTCCGTTTCGACCGATGCCCTGGTGAGGCTGTTCGGCGGCGATCCGCACGTAAAAAAGGAGAGCATCACCTCCGAGGAACTCTGGGACATGGTGGCGGAGAACGACATGCTGGAGGAAAGCAGCCGAAGCATCCTGGCCGACGTGTTCGGTGCCGGGGACCGCACCCTGCAGGAGGTCATGCGGCCCCGCACCGAGGTGACGTTCATTGACGGCACCCTCAACATTGCGGAGGCACGCAGCATGGTGCGGGACGGCCCCTACTCGCGTTTTCCCGTGATCGGGAAGACCCCGGATGACGTCCTCGGCTTCGTGCACATCCGGGACCTGATGCCCCGCGATACTGAATTTGACCGGGGCCAGGTGAAGGACATTGTGCGCCAGATTCTCCCGCTTCCCGGGACGAACAGGGTGCTGCCGTCGCTGTCCCGGATGCGCAAGGAGGGCCATCACATAGCTCTGGTAGTGGACGAGTACGGGGGTACGGACGGGATCGTCACCCTGGAAGACCTGGTGGAGGAACTGGTGGGGGAAATCTACGACGAATACGACACCGGGGCAGACCACGAGGACCGCGTCACCATGGCCAACGGCTCCCTCGACGTGGATGGCGGCCTGATCCTCCAGGAGTTCGAGACAGCCTCCGGCATCGACCTGCCCGAGGGCCACTACGAGACGGTGGCCGGGTTCGTCATCGACCGCCTGGGACGCCTGCCGCGCGTCGGGGACCGAGTGGAAATAGCCGGCCATATGCTGACGGTCCTGGCGATGGACCGCCTCCGCATCGCGCGGATCAGGGTGACACCGGTGGACGGGCGGCCTGGGGAACGTTGA